The DNA window ACAATCTCTACTGGGTGTTTGTCATGTCTTCGTTCATCCTCCTTAGGTTTCGCGAGACCAAGGGACGATGGCCTTTCCAGAAGGCGAAGCCCGCTGTCCGCGCTGACACTGAAGCCCGTAGCGGAAGCGAGAGCAACGACGGAGTTATTGAGTCTAAAAACGTAACAGAAACAACGACGACGCTGCACTAGAAAATTGGTCGAGCATAGCACATGAGACATCTCAATTGATGGTACTGTTAtgacatatatatatatatgtgtgtggATACATGATAATAAGCCAGCCAAGCTTTGTATTCTCGTAAATTTGGCCTCACATCAAGTGTGATAATGTACACTGATTCAAACTCTATATTTCCATTTCAGCGTCCTTCATAAATACCAGTAGATTTTAGGTCGCATTTTGTATGGCCAGCACGCACATTCCGAAGTTCCAAACTTACTAAGCCGTTCAATGTACGTGCACGACACAAAAACGCAAggcccagctcctccttctccgcATCCTAGGCTTCAGGAGTCCAGTCCCACGAGCTTGCCGTGAAGAGGCCTTTCGACAGTCTATCGGTATACATGGCTGCTTCGTAACGAAGCCGCTGATCGCTTGCCACTGCTCTAGTGAAGACAAacttgacttcttcttcatcctctctAAGCCGGCGGTCTCTCAGCTGCGTCCACGACACCTCCGATCGACGCTTCTTCCAGTCGGCATGGGCGATGGAAGTGCCGCTTGCGCTCAGCATGGTCCGAATATAGTCTGTAATTGGATCCATGCGGATTTTAAGCCCGCAATTTGTGTGGTGCTTGTCGATTTGATAGTTGGGGCACTGCTTGAGAGTGTTGAGGAGATCATCAATGTTGATCATAGCGCCGTCTGGCACAGCCTCGAGAGACGGCGAAGTGTAGTCGACGAGGAACAGCAGATTTTTCGACACCAAGAACTTGAGCATTTGTCCAAGCTGGAATGAATCACAGGCTCCACTGGAGTCATAGCCAAGCTTGCACTGTCTCTCCTTGGAGCAGTACAGATTCAGGAAGTGGCGCTGAACAGACGCAATGGTATTCAAGACGCATTCTCTCCGGTACTCGAGTTCCTCTGTGCATTCGTTAACATTTTGGCTTAGGCGATGCATATACACGTCAGGTTGGGGTAGCTTACCTTCTATGCCTTCGGGCAAATGCCACCACGCAGCCGTCAACTCCTCACGCTCTTCGGAGTAGTCGCTCCACAGACGAGATCCTCGCACGACAAGCTCTCGCGCCGCTTGATGCAGCTTCATGCCATTGCTGAGGAGCCAGGAAACGAGAATCTTCTCCCGAAGCGTCTGCTCCGCATCCGTGTTACGGCCACTGTCATCGGCAAAGGGTCGATTGTTCGTCACTGGCCAGCGGAGCCCATTAAGCGAGCGAGCCACCGCCGTGAGACAGTCGAAGCGGTCTGCGAGAATAGCCATTGTGGTGACCTCCGACAAGCCTACCCTCGGCGCCTTGAGTGGCTTCTGGTGGATGATCTTGAGCATGTCCTCAAACACATGTTCGCGGCCCGCCGCCTTTGTggcttcgtcgtcatccgTGATTCTGATCCACGGCAGGTCTGCGGCATCTGCCTTGCCAGGCTCAATCTTCAATGCCGCAAGTTTCTTGTACACCTCATCAATGGCCGAGGCCTCACTAAACTTTGGGTTGGACAAGAGGTTGGCGAAATACTGAGAGTGCTTCTTCAGGGCGGCTTGGCTGACCCGATACGCAACAGTCACCTTGCGCTTGAGAGCGGGCTGAGGGGCGCCGCTGGGCTTCTTAAGTGCCAGGGCTGACGCCTTCTGCGACTTCTTGAGCGTTTCCTTGGAGGTTTCGAACGTCACGTCCAGAATGATATCGCCGGCCTCGGCGATGTTGACGACTGTTGGGCCGTCTACTTCAGAattcttggcagcctctgcgTCTGCGGCTGCCGCAGACTCGCCCATCCTTCCAGCAGAACGAATACTATCGACATAGAATGACCGAGGttgcgaaaagaaaaaaagtctgACCGGCCAGCCAGTCCACGAGTTATTTGAGTGTCGCGAGAGGGCCAAGGACCTGCCAGACGCCTTGCAGTGGCATTATTAGCAGTCCCTATCAGTTGCCAGCCCCAGCCTGATGCCTAAGCCGCGGCTTGCTGGGATTTCTTCGTGCTcactgttttttttcttcgatGCCTGGGTCAGCGCCAAAAGGCGATTAGTGCCATCGCATCGCagtgccgctgccgctgtggGCTAAGCATGGCCGGGCATCAACAGCGACGATTACTCAACGCAGATGCGCTGCACTGCCTGCGCAGTGGCCTGTGTCGGCGGCCAGGCACCAAAGTCCAGCGCTGCGTCCACCATCCACACGCGCTGCACCCCTGCGTTGCCGCACTGCTTGAGAGCCTGCAGGGGGCCCTTGGCAAATCGGTCGGAAATGATATCACATCGAATCTCTGCTTGCCTCGTCGACATATCAGTGCGATAGAGCTTGGACATGGCTTGGCCAGTAGATGCACAGCTTGGGCATCAATCGagaagattttttttttctttaaaaatTTTCATAGAAGGCGGTGGAAGTATTTGGCTACATATGTATTGTATATTGAGCACGGGTATTGGGCTGCAGGTGGTTGATTGAACTGAAGGCTGGACCCAAATTAGCCTCTGCATGGAGTCACTCCTACTAAACTTCGGGCGTTACCAGCACAGACGTTGCCGAgcttgctgccgctggcgcGCAACTCCTCTGGCCTTTCTTTGTCCGCTTGTAGCCCGCGAGTAATTTTCCTTCCAAGCTTGCTGTCTACAATCTCCTCATTCCCAACCCTGTTGCTCTCCTTTCAACGCCCAAACACGATATTTCGTTTTCGAAATTACCAAGAACTCTCATATTGACGTGCAAGACTCTCTCACTGAGCCGCATAAAGCCGTTCGGCTATCTCGACAAAACGACCAGGCTTTCTTTGCCCGAGACATTCGTCCTTCCTCCTTCTGCGTCCCCAACGGCGAGCCCATGGCTGTGAGCGACGGCAAATTGACAGCGACCCGACTCCGAAAACGTCTCCGAATGCTTGGGATTGAGCGTCTCGAGCTTCGGGCAGCGCACACAGTCTTCACTCTCAATGGCGAACTTGGCCACTAAAGCGCTAGGCTCGGCATCGAGAGCTGCCGCCCACATCTCCCCCGACGCTGTTCCGATCCCCGCGATACCGACCGCTTTGCGAACCTCTCGCGTGGGCACTCCGTTGAATCTGCCAGATGATGCTCTGCGGCTTCAGAAGGAGAGCGCAGCAGTCCGCCCAAATCGATATACGGCTCTAGCGACGAGAGCAAGGTCGTGTCCCGCACAGACAC is part of the Trichoderma atroviride chromosome 1, complete sequence genome and encodes:
- a CDS encoding uncharacterized protein (EggNog:ENOG41) codes for the protein MGESAAAADAEAAKNSEVDGPTVVNIAEAGDIILDVTFETSKETLKKSQKASALALKKPSGAPQPALKRKVTVAYRVSQAALKKHSQYFANLLSNPKFSEASAIDEVYKKLAALKIEPGKADAADLPWIRITDDDEATKAAGREHVFEDMLKIIHQKPLKAPRVGLSEVTTMAILADRFDCLTAVARSLNGLRWPVTNNRPFADDSGRNTDAEQTLREKILVSWLLSNGMKLHQAARELVVRGSRLWSDYSEEREELTAAWWHLPEGIEEELEYRRECVLNTIASVQRHFLNLYCSKERQCKLGYDSSGACDSFQLGQMLKFLVSKNLLFLVDYTSPSLEAVPDGAMINIDDLLNTLKQCPNYQIDKHHTNCGLKIRMDPITDYIRTMLSASGTSIAHADWKKRRSEVSWTQLRDRRLREDEEEVKFVFTRAVASDQRLRYEAAMYTDRLSKGLFTASSWDWTPEA